One genomic segment of Vulpes vulpes isolate BD-2025 chromosome 2, VulVul3, whole genome shotgun sequence includes these proteins:
- the NCMAP gene encoding noncompact myelin-associated protein, translated as MTTATPLGGTTFFSLNVTTREDFLYKSSGAIVAAIVVVVIIIFAVVLILLKMYNRKMRTRRELEPKGPKPASPSALGPNNNSSQHPATVTFSPVDVHVETR; from the exons ATGACCACAGCCACCCCTTTGGGGGGTACTACGTTCTTCTCATTGAACGTGACCACCAGAGAAGACTTCCTGTACAAGA GTTCCGGAGCCATCGTTGCTGCCATTGTGGTAGTTGTCATCATCATCTTCGCTGTGGTTCTGATCCTGCTAAAGATGTACAACAG GAAAATGAGGACGAGGCGGGAGCTGGAGCCCAAGGGGCCCAAGCCAGCCTCGCCTTCTGCCTTGGGCCCAAACAACAACAGCAGCCAGCACCCTGCAACTGTGACCTTCAGCCCCGTTGACGTCCACGTGGAGACTCGGTGA